The genomic DNA GATGCGAAACTGAGGGAAGGTCTTTAATTTTTTTCCATAGTTTAAACATTTCGTAATAAAGCTGAGATCCAATAGTATGACGACCTGGCGTAGGTTCTACACAATAATGAAGAGCAAAACCAGGATCATTTCTTCCATCATGCATTGCAAGCTCTTGACCACCGGCATGAATAGCAAATTTATCTGAATTTTTTTTCATTTTTTCAGATGCTTTTTTTACGCCATCTGCAAGTATGTCTCCGATACCTTCTCTATTAATCATTTTATGAATTAATTGAATTATAGCATCTGTATTTCCCCATTTTAATTCAAGACCATCAGTATCTTCTTTTGTAAGAATTCCATTTTCATAACATTCAATTGCAAAAGCAACAGTTGTTCCTGCCGAAATTGTATCCATGCCAGCTCTGTTTAGAACTTCATTAAGATAAAAAATACTGTCAACATCTTCATTCATACATAAACCTCCAAGAGCGACTACACTTTCATATTCAGGCTTATGGGTTTCTTCATATCCTTCTTTATTGTATTTATTATTCTTAATATCACAAATTCCACCACAGCCTAATGGGCAGGAGTAGCAATAATATTTTTTTATTTCTTTATTTATAATAGCATCTGGATTTACTGCTATGGATTTATCAGGTCCAAAATCTACATTTGTTCCACCCCAGTTTTTTATAGGAGCATCGCCTGTTTCAATGGAGATTTGATTCATAGATACAGTTCCCCATTTTTTTAGTAATATTTTATATAATAAACCGTCTTGAGCTACTTGAACGGGTAATGACCTTAAAAGTGCTCCAACGTAAGATGTTTTTGAGCCAGGAACAAATGGGGGCTGAAATTTAACCCAAAGATTTAAAGTAATATTATGTCGTTTTATCATATTTCGATTATAGGATGTGATAAGCTGAGATCCAGTAAGAACGATTCCTTTAAGTTTTTTTGACCCCATTACTGCTCCAAGACCAGCTCTTGCAGCTATTCTTCCTTTATCGTTACATATTCCTGAAATAAAGGATAATTTTTCTCCAGATGTTCCTATTGTTGCTACACGAGGATTTTTTCCTTCCGATTCCTTACATAGAATTTCTTCTGATTCTATAGCGTCTTTTCCCCATATATGACTTGCATCTCTAAGTTCTGCTTTATTATTGTTAACATAAAGATATACAGGTTTTTCGCTTATGCCTTTAAAAAATATGCCGTCATACCCGCATTTTTTTATTGCTGGGGAAAAATTTCCACCGCAATTAGCATCCCCCCAACCTCCAGTTAAAGGTGATTTTCCTACAACCATCCATCTTCCTGTAAAAAGTGTCCCACTTCCAGTTAAAAGTCCTGAAATAAATCCTAAGATATTATCAGGGCCAAGAGGGTCAGCTCCTTTTGGGATTCTGTCATAAAGAATATACGCTCCAAGCCCTAATCCTGATAAATATTCTTCATAGACGCTATCAGGAATTTTTTCTTCTATAATTTCCTTATTTGTAAGGTCAATCATTAGGATTTTTCCGATATATCCTTTATTCATAATTCACTCCTTAATAATTAATTGTTTCGTTCTTAATGTTCTATTCTATTTTTTAACATTATAATATCATTATGAATGTAACTTTTAGCTGTAGAAATAATCCATTAGTTTACAAAAAAGAGTTTTAAATTCACTATAATATTAAATTTAATTAAGTAGAAAATATAATAGAAGGTAATATTAAAGTCAAAGATATTTTTGAATTCTTAAAAAAGAAACCAAGATTAAAGATTTAATACGCTACACAAAAAATAAGGTTACATTCTATTTTTTTACCTCGTTATTCCATCGGCAACCTTTACGGATTACTTTTCCAGTAACAGAAGCATTAATATAGAATTTTGAATCGTTAAGTTTGAA from Desulfobacterales bacterium includes the following:
- a CDS encoding aldehyde ferredoxin oxidoreductase family protein; the encoded protein is MNKGYIGKILMIDLTNKEIIEEKIPDSVYEEYLSGLGLGAYILYDRIPKGADPLGPDNILGFISGLLTGSGTLFTGRWMVVGKSPLTGGWGDANCGGNFSPAIKKCGYDGIFFKGISEKPVYLYVNNNKAELRDASHIWGKDAIESEEILCKESEGKNPRVATIGTSGEKLSFISGICNDKGRIAARAGLGAVMGSKKLKGIVLTGSQLITSYNRNMIKRHNITLNLWVKFQPPFVPGSKTSYVGALLRSLPVQVAQDGLLYKILLKKWGTVSMNQISIETGDAPIKNWGGTNVDFGPDKSIAVNPDAIINKEIKKYYCYSCPLGCGGICDIKNNKYNKEGYEETHKPEYESVVALGGLCMNEDVDSIFYLNEVLNRAGMDTISAGTTVAFAIECYENGILTKEDTDGLELKWGNTDAIIQLIHKMINREGIGDILADGVKKASEKMKKNSDKFAIHAGGQELAMHDGRNDPGFALHYCVEPTPGRHTIGSQLYYEMFKLWKKIKDLPSVSHLYGKNKKYIPDENKVKMAVACSKFMNVANGTGLCLFGALLGVNRLPIFEWINEATGWQKTPEDYMEIGARIQTLKQKFNILHGIDPKKNMANERTLGVPPLPNGANKEKTVDVEQMIGNYWTHFGWDKETGKP